A window from Prochlorococcus marinus CUG1435 encodes these proteins:
- a CDS encoding aminotransferase class IV, translating to MIETLGWHKDQWLDIDRIFIAANNRGLKFADGIFETILIKENKPILFDEHLKRLEKSSKILNINLKINKLTLKQLIHDGIRKLSLANDQFASVRINYSRGTNEGRTLTIDSTSETKDLDNLWLEFYRIKPNFNPINVCISQTEAINEFSLISKCKTFSYNQAIQVLTEANEKSFDDSILLNTSGELCCGSTFNLLIKRNNQWITPRKESGCLEGIMVSKALKLKVVKEELIPPEFQNEDIVVAINSLSCRQINQVNDLKFKTKFDPIYFWDLLYS from the coding sequence ATGATTGAAACATTAGGCTGGCACAAGGATCAATGGTTGGATATTGATAGAATATTTATTGCTGCTAATAATAGAGGATTAAAATTTGCTGATGGTATATTTGAAACCATTTTGATAAAAGAAAACAAACCTATTCTTTTTGATGAACATCTGAAAAGGTTAGAAAAAAGTAGCAAGATTTTAAATATTAATCTCAAAATAAATAAATTAACTTTGAAACAACTTATTCACGATGGAATTAGAAAGTTATCGCTTGCAAATGATCAATTTGCTTCAGTAAGAATAAACTATAGTCGAGGAACTAATGAAGGTCGAACACTAACAATTGATAGCACTTCAGAGACAAAAGATTTGGATAATTTATGGCTTGAGTTCTATAGAATCAAACCAAATTTTAATCCGATAAACGTTTGCATTAGTCAAACGGAAGCAATAAATGAATTCAGTCTTATAAGTAAATGCAAAACATTTTCATATAATCAGGCAATACAAGTTTTGACAGAAGCTAATGAAAAATCATTTGATGATTCTATCCTTTTGAATACGTCAGGTGAACTTTGTTGTGGAAGTACATTTAATCTTCTAATTAAAAGAAATAATCAATGGATAACTCCTAGAAAAGAGAGCGGCTGTTTAGAGGGGATTATGGTTTCTAAAGCTTTAAAATTGAAAGTTGTAAAAGAAGAATTAATTCCTCCAGAATTTCAAAATGAAGACATAGTAGTTGCAATTAATAGCTTATCTTGCAGACAAATTAATCAAGTTAATGATTTAAAGTTTAAAACTAAATTCGATCCAATTTACTTTTGGGATTTATTGTATAGTTGA
- the cobA gene encoding uroporphyrinogen-III C-methyltransferase: protein MPGIVYLVGAGPGDPELLTLKALRLIKNCDALVHDALIPDEITKEAGKNTEIYHVGKRAGKCSVPQAETNALILKLAKEGKNVVRLKGGDPFVFSRGGEEVSILEKNGISVEIVPGITSGIAAPTYFGIPLTHRDAASSVTFVTGHERVDKEKKTVNWRDLAKSSDSLVIFMGIKNIEFIVQELIIGGLDKNTKCAVIQEATLKNQKCLIEKLDNLPDKIKDKEFLAPSIIIIGKIVQFKVNNNITKVSDVYLPDINKVQLYNKSQK from the coding sequence GTGCCTGGTATTGTTTATTTAGTTGGGGCAGGTCCTGGTGATCCTGAGCTTTTAACTCTAAAAGCATTACGTTTAATAAAAAATTGTGATGCATTAGTTCATGATGCTTTAATTCCAGATGAAATAACAAAAGAGGCAGGAAAAAATACAGAAATTTATCATGTAGGCAAAAGAGCAGGAAAGTGTTCTGTTCCTCAGGCTGAAACTAATGCTCTTATTTTGAAATTAGCAAAAGAAGGCAAAAATGTTGTAAGGCTTAAAGGGGGAGATCCATTCGTTTTTTCTAGGGGTGGTGAAGAGGTATCGATTTTAGAAAAAAATGGCATTTCAGTTGAAATAGTTCCTGGTATTACTTCTGGGATAGCTGCCCCCACGTATTTTGGTATTCCACTAACCCATAGAGATGCTGCGAGTTCTGTAACTTTCGTCACTGGACATGAGCGTGTAGATAAGGAAAAAAAGACAGTTAATTGGAGAGATTTAGCTAAATCATCAGATAGCTTAGTAATTTTTATGGGTATAAAAAATATTGAATTTATTGTGCAAGAATTAATTATAGGTGGTTTGGATAAGAATACTAAATGCGCTGTTATTCAAGAAGCTACTTTAAAAAATCAAAAATGTTTGATAGAGAAATTAGATAATCTCCCAGATAAAATCAAAGATAAAGAATTTTTAGCTCCATCAATCATTATTATTGGAAAAATTGTTCAATTTAAGGTTAACAACAATATAACTAAAGTATCTGATGTCTATTTACCAGATATTAATAAAGTTCAACTATACAATAAATCCCAAAAGTAA
- a CDS encoding MFS transporter, with product MKESLLKPNKKFTLLSAFVTLLNDRLSESILLPILPSFVLLFDSKASTYGLLSCTYQLAQFTASPFIGLMSDRYGRRPVTLFCITGSIIGIAILSFTVLFNWSNSIATIPLFLLFLARLIDGLSGGTAATATTILADISSPEKRAKTFGLIGVAFGLSFFLGNIFVVIFAKNTDNDFIIPVLIASIIPIINFLLVFFYLPETKPNNSSTKSKNILKNPLKELFKVFKEEKIKKLSLAFFIYFIAFTGLTNILIFFLQESLNWTTKASSGTLVVVGIIAIIVQGGFIGPLVKQFGEMRLTLIGSGFILVACALLITAPKENATINIYSAVSFLAIGAGLITPTLRALISKKLEIDKQGSILSSLQGLQSLGGVLGIAMAGRVYDSFGPRSPFIAGSVILLFMIYLIAEGKNNNSFNNQKSKVF from the coding sequence GTGAAAGAAAGTTTATTGAAACCAAACAAAAAATTTACTCTCCTGAGTGCTTTTGTCACTCTTTTAAATGATCGATTAAGTGAAAGTATACTTTTACCCATTTTACCCTCTTTTGTTTTACTTTTTGACTCTAAAGCTAGTACATATGGCTTGTTATCATGCACCTACCAACTTGCACAATTTACAGCTTCCCCTTTTATTGGACTTATGAGTGATAGATACGGCAGAAGGCCTGTCACTCTTTTTTGTATTACAGGCTCAATAATTGGAATAGCCATACTATCTTTTACTGTTCTTTTTAATTGGTCCAATTCAATAGCCACTATCCCATTATTTTTATTATTCTTAGCGAGACTAATTGACGGATTAAGTGGAGGAACTGCAGCCACTGCAACAACAATTCTTGCAGATATTTCAAGTCCTGAAAAAAGAGCAAAAACATTTGGTCTTATTGGTGTAGCTTTTGGTTTAAGTTTTTTCTTAGGTAATATTTTCGTTGTAATATTTGCAAAAAATACAGATAATGACTTTATCATTCCAGTTTTAATAGCATCAATTATTCCAATAATAAATTTTCTTCTAGTTTTCTTTTACTTGCCAGAAACAAAACCAAATAATTCTTCAACTAAATCAAAAAATATTTTAAAAAACCCTTTAAAAGAGCTTTTTAAAGTATTCAAAGAAGAAAAGATTAAAAAATTATCATTAGCTTTTTTTATTTACTTTATTGCTTTTACTGGATTGACCAATATCCTAATATTTTTCCTTCAAGAATCTTTAAACTGGACGACCAAAGCATCAAGTGGAACTCTTGTTGTAGTAGGAATCATTGCAATTATCGTTCAGGGAGGATTCATTGGTCCTCTGGTAAAGCAATTTGGTGAAATGCGATTAACACTTATCGGATCAGGCTTCATTCTTGTGGCATGTGCACTTTTGATAACCGCTCCAAAAGAGAATGCAACAATAAATATTTATTCAGCTGTTTCATTTTTGGCCATTGGGGCAGGGTTAATTACACCCACCTTAAGAGCACTAATATCAAAGAAATTAGAAATTGATAAACAAGGCTCAATTTTAAGTAGCCTTCAGGGACTACAAAGTCTGGGAGGAGTTTTAGGAATTGCAATGGCGGGTAGGGTTTATGATAGTTTTGGTCCTAGATCACCTTTTATAGCTGGTTCCGTTATCTTACTTTTCATGATATACCTTATTGCAGAGGGTAAAAATAATAATTCTTTTAACAATCAAAAATCAAAAGTATTTTAA